One stretch of Pirellulales bacterium DNA includes these proteins:
- a CDS encoding haloacid dehalogenase-like hydrolase yields MKILIAQRLLAAAVIGLSALVASPAFAAGPLPSWNETPTKKAIVGFVERTTKEGSAEFVPPADRIATFDNDGTLWTEHPMYTQLAFAIDRVKTLAPQHPEWKTQQPFKAVLDNDVKALAEAGEKGLVELIMATHGGISTAEFEAIVTDWFENSRHPRFKKRYTELAYRPMVDLLQYLRASGFKTYIVSGGGVEFMRPMTQAVYGIPPEQVVGSTIKTKYEVRNGKPVLMRLPEIDFIDDKIGKPVGIQKFIGKRPIAAFGNSAGDREMLEWIGAGTGPRLMMLVFHDDASREYAYGPTNGLPDTKFGTFPQSLMDEAKNKGWVIISMKNDWAHVFPSEE; encoded by the coding sequence ATGAAGATTCTCATCGCTCAAAGGCTGCTCGCCGCCGCAGTCATCGGACTTTCGGCGCTGGTCGCAAGCCCTGCATTCGCCGCCGGGCCGCTTCCCTCCTGGAACGAGACGCCCACCAAGAAAGCGATCGTGGGTTTCGTCGAGAGGACGACCAAAGAAGGCTCAGCGGAGTTTGTCCCACCGGCCGATCGAATCGCCACGTTCGACAACGACGGCACGTTGTGGACAGAGCACCCGATGTACACGCAGCTTGCTTTTGCAATTGACCGGGTTAAGACGCTAGCGCCCCAACACCCAGAATGGAAAACCCAGCAGCCATTCAAGGCAGTGCTTGACAATGACGTAAAGGCCCTGGCGGAGGCTGGCGAGAAGGGGTTGGTGGAACTGATCATGGCGACGCACGGGGGAATCAGCACGGCCGAGTTCGAGGCGATCGTGACGGACTGGTTCGAGAATTCGCGTCATCCTCGATTCAAGAAGCGCTACACGGAACTGGCCTATCGGCCGATGGTGGATCTCTTGCAGTATCTGCGAGCCAGCGGCTTCAAGACGTACATCGTCTCCGGCGGCGGCGTCGAGTTCATGCGGCCGATGACGCAGGCGGTCTACGGAATTCCTCCCGAACAGGTGGTGGGCTCGACCATCAAGACCAAGTACGAGGTCCGAAACGGCAAGCCCGTGCTGATGCGCCTGCCGGAAATCGATTTCATCGACGACAAAATAGGCAAACCCGTCGGCATCCAGAAGTTCATCGGGAAGCGTCCGATCGCCGCGTTCGGAAATTCAGCGGGCGATCGCGAAATGCTGGAGTGGATCGGCGCGGGCACCGGGCCGCGGCTGATGATGCTGGTGTTCCACGACGACGCCAGCCGCGAGTACGCCTACGGCCCGACGAATGGACTGCCGGACACGAAGTTCGGCACATTCCCTCAGTCGCTAATGGACGAGGCAAAGAACAAGGGTTGGGTCATTATAAGTATGAAAAACGACTGGGCACACGTCTTTCCCTCCGAAGAATGA